One genomic segment of Stenotrophomonas sp. 704A1 includes these proteins:
- a CDS encoding DUF5694 domain-containing protein, whose amino-acid sequence MLRRAGTILILGLFSAAALASDSGFRPSFQPDQLKGPPAGRANEVLVLGTMHLSGLPDTFQPALLEPLLQRLARWRPEAIATEDVSGVQCDFMRRHPARYADSIASYCFNTDAARAATGLDVAAASVEMERLLATWPAAPTAAQRRHLAAVFLAAGERGSAQVQWLRLPADARIAGDGLDEALVGILDKGLTRRNETTLLAAVLAARLGLERLWSVDDHTADSPTPAEDEQAIAAVMKKAWDNPHANARRHTDEQLLARLGEPDGLMALYRDYNRPDVGLQSYRADFGAALVEPSQKAFGRNYVAYWETRNLRMVANIRDVLGLRPGTRLLAIVGASHKGYYEAYLNQMHDVQLVDAEQVLR is encoded by the coding sequence ATGCTTCGTCGCGCGGGCACCATCCTCATCCTCGGCCTGTTCAGCGCTGCGGCGCTGGCCAGTGACAGCGGATTCCGGCCCAGTTTCCAGCCTGACCAGTTGAAGGGCCCGCCCGCCGGCCGCGCCAACGAGGTGCTGGTGCTGGGAACGATGCATCTGTCGGGGCTGCCGGACACCTTCCAGCCAGCGCTGCTGGAACCCCTGCTGCAACGCCTGGCACGCTGGCGTCCTGAAGCGATCGCCACCGAGGACGTGTCCGGCGTGCAGTGCGACTTCATGCGCCGTCATCCGGCGCGCTATGCCGACAGCATTGCCTCGTACTGCTTCAACACCGATGCGGCCCGCGCAGCGACCGGCCTGGACGTCGCCGCCGCCAGCGTCGAAATGGAACGGTTGCTGGCCACCTGGCCGGCAGCGCCCACGGCCGCGCAGCGGCGCCATCTGGCGGCGGTGTTCCTCGCGGCCGGCGAGCGCGGCTCGGCGCAGGTGCAATGGCTGCGCCTGCCCGCCGATGCCCGCATCGCCGGTGACGGCCTGGATGAGGCACTGGTCGGCATCCTCGACAAGGGCCTGACCCGTCGCAATGAAACCACCCTGCTGGCCGCAGTGCTCGCCGCCCGCCTGGGCCTGGAACGGCTGTGGTCCGTCGACGACCACACCGCCGATTCACCTACCCCTGCGGAGGATGAGCAGGCGATCGCCGCCGTGATGAAGAAGGCCTGGGACAACCCCCATGCGAACGCGCGCCGGCACACGGACGAACAGCTGCTCGCCAGGCTCGGCGAGCCGGATGGGCTGATGGCCCTGTATCGGGACTACAACCGCCCGGACGTCGGGCTGCAGTCCTACCGGGCGGACTTCGGCGCAGCGCTGGTCGAGCCTTCGCAGAAGGCCTTCGGCCGCAACTACGTTGCCTACTGGGAAACCCGCAACCTGCGCATGGTTGCCAACATCCGCGACGTGCTGGGGCTGCGTCCGGGCACGCGCCTGCTTGCCATCGTCGGCGCTTCGCACAAGGGCTACTACGAGGCCTACCTCAACCAGATGCACGACGTGCAGCTGGTGGATGCCGAACAGGTACTGCGCTGA
- a CDS encoding PspC domain-containing protein → MSTVPRTLSRSLNDRMIAGVMGGIAHRFGWNPTLVRVLYVVISLASAAFPGILVYLLLWLLIPNEAD, encoded by the coding sequence ATGAGTACCGTGCCACGCACGCTGTCGCGTTCACTGAATGACCGCATGATCGCCGGGGTGATGGGCGGTATCGCCCATCGGTTCGGCTGGAACCCGACCCTGGTGCGGGTGCTGTATGTGGTGATTTCGCTGGCCTCGGCCGCGTTCCCCGGCATCCTGGTCTATCTGCTGCTGTGGCTGCTGATCCCCAACGAGGCCGATTGA
- a CDS encoding Tex family protein, giving the protein MHDAKHAQRTLAQQIAQTIADEIGAQPTQVSAAVGLLDEGASVPFIARYRKEVTGGLDDTQLRNLETRLTYLRELEDRRAAVLASIGEQGKLSDALRGEILAADTKSRLEDLYLPYKPKRRTRAQIAREAGLEPLADGLLGDPTRDPQVFAAGFIDADKGVADAKAALEGARAILMERWGEDATLVGELRGWLGEQGVIRARVAEGKETEGAKYRDYFEHAELLARIPSHRLLALFRARREEILFLELDPGKDAEAGHQYAEGRVAYHAGVRDAGRPGDRWLLDACRLTWRAKLHMHLLLDLFNQAREKAEAEAITVFGDNLKDLLLAAPAGPRNVLGLDPGIRTGCKIAVVDATGKLVATDTIYPHEPRRQWEQSLQTIRQLCVRHNVQLIAIGNGTASRETDKLAGEVIKALGDNAPQKIVVSEAGASVYSASEVAAREFPDLDVSIRGAVSIARRLQDPLAELVKIEPKAIGVGQYQHDVDQYRLARALDARVEDCVNAVGVYVNTASAALLSRVSGLSSTVAENIVRHRDDNGPFKRRKDLLKVSRLGEKTFEQCAGFLRIADGDEPLDASSVHPEAYPVVERIVASTARPIKALIGDGSFLRSLKAEQFTDATFGVPTVRDILRELEKPGRDPRPEFKAARFAEGVEDIKDLREGMVLEGVVSNVAAFGAFVDIGVHQDGLIHISALSDTYVKDPRDVVKAGDIVKVKVLEVDVARKRIALTRRLDDTPGQATSRPGGREERGPAQGARRDGGAPGQGRGGQGRGPGSGGRPATSAPPANNALAEAFARAKRS; this is encoded by the coding sequence ATGCACGACGCCAAGCACGCCCAGCGCACGCTCGCCCAGCAGATCGCCCAGACCATCGCCGACGAGATCGGTGCCCAGCCCACCCAGGTCAGTGCCGCCGTCGGCCTGCTCGACGAGGGCGCCAGCGTTCCGTTCATCGCCCGCTACCGCAAGGAAGTCACCGGCGGCCTGGACGATACCCAGCTGCGCAACCTGGAGACCCGCCTGACCTACCTGCGGGAACTGGAAGACCGCCGCGCCGCCGTGCTGGCCAGCATCGGCGAACAGGGCAAGCTCAGTGATGCGCTGCGCGGCGAGATCCTCGCCGCCGACACCAAGAGCCGGCTGGAAGACCTGTACCTGCCGTACAAGCCCAAGCGCCGTACCCGTGCCCAGATCGCCCGCGAGGCGGGTCTGGAACCGCTGGCCGATGGCCTGCTCGGTGATCCGACCCGGGACCCGCAGGTGTTCGCCGCCGGCTTCATCGATGCCGACAAGGGCGTGGCCGATGCCAAGGCTGCGCTGGAAGGTGCACGTGCCATCCTGATGGAGCGCTGGGGTGAAGATGCCACGCTGGTCGGTGAGCTGCGTGGCTGGCTGGGCGAGCAGGGGGTGATCCGCGCCCGCGTCGCCGAAGGCAAGGAAACCGAAGGCGCCAAGTACCGCGACTATTTCGAGCATGCCGAACTGCTGGCCAGGATTCCGTCGCATCGGTTGCTGGCCCTGTTCCGCGCGCGCCGCGAAGAGATCCTGTTCCTGGAACTGGACCCGGGCAAGGACGCCGAGGCCGGCCACCAGTACGCCGAAGGACGCGTGGCCTACCATGCCGGCGTCCGTGACGCGGGCCGTCCGGGTGATCGCTGGCTGCTGGATGCCTGCCGCCTGACCTGGCGCGCCAAGCTGCACATGCACCTGCTGCTGGACCTGTTCAACCAGGCCCGCGAGAAGGCCGAGGCCGAGGCCATCACCGTGTTCGGTGACAACCTCAAGGACCTGTTGCTGGCGGCACCGGCCGGTCCCAGGAACGTGCTGGGGCTGGATCCGGGCATCCGTACCGGCTGCAAGATCGCCGTGGTCGATGCCACCGGCAAGCTGGTCGCCACCGATACCATCTACCCGCACGAACCCCGCCGGCAGTGGGAGCAATCGCTGCAGACGATCCGGCAGCTGTGCGTCCGGCACAACGTGCAACTGATCGCGATCGGCAACGGTACCGCCAGCCGCGAGACCGACAAGCTGGCCGGCGAAGTCATCAAGGCCCTGGGCGACAACGCGCCGCAGAAGATCGTGGTCAGTGAAGCCGGCGCATCGGTGTATTCGGCGTCGGAAGTGGCGGCCCGGGAGTTCCCGGACCTGGACGTGTCGATCCGCGGCGCGGTATCGATCGCACGCCGCCTGCAGGATCCGCTGGCCGAGCTGGTCAAGATCGAGCCCAAGGCGATCGGCGTTGGCCAGTACCAGCACGACGTGGACCAGTACCGGCTGGCGCGCGCGCTGGATGCGCGCGTGGAGGACTGCGTGAACGCGGTCGGCGTGTACGTCAATACTGCTTCGGCTGCGCTGCTGTCGCGCGTGTCGGGCCTGTCCTCGACCGTGGCGGAGAACATCGTGCGCCACCGCGACGACAACGGCCCGTTCAAACGGCGCAAGGACCTGCTGAAGGTGTCGCGGCTGGGCGAGAAGACGTTCGAGCAGTGCGCCGGCTTCCTGCGCATCGCCGATGGTGACGAGCCGCTGGACGCCTCCTCGGTGCACCCCGAAGCCTATCCGGTGGTGGAGCGCATCGTGGCCAGCACCGCCCGCCCGATCAAGGCGCTGATCGGCGACGGCAGCTTCCTGCGCAGCCTGAAGGCCGAGCAGTTCACCGATGCCACCTTCGGTGTGCCGACCGTGCGCGACATCCTCAGGGAGCTGGAAAAACCCGGCCGCGATCCCCGGCCGGAGTTCAAGGCGGCGCGGTTCGCAGAGGGCGTGGAAGACATCAAGGACCTGCGTGAAGGCATGGTGCTGGAAGGCGTGGTCAGCAACGTGGCCGCGTTCGGTGCGTTCGTCGATATCGGTGTGCACCAGGATGGCCTGATCCACATCTCGGCGTTGTCCGATACCTACGTGAAGGATCCGCGTGACGTGGTCAAGGCCGGCGATATCGTCAAGGTGAAGGTGCTGGAGGTGGACGTCGCGCGCAAGCGCATCGCCCTGACCCGGCGGCTGGACGACACCCCGGGCCAGGCCACCAGCCGGCCGGGCGGCCGCGAGGAGCGCGGCCCGGCACAGGGTGCACGCCGCGACGGCGGCGCCCCGGGCCAGGGGCGCGGCGGGCAGGGTCGGGGGCCGGGCAGCGGCGGTCGTCCGGCAACGTCCGCGCCGCCGGCCAACAACGCCCTGGCCGAAGCCTTCGCCCGCGCCAAGCGCAGCTGA
- a CDS encoding methyl-accepting chemotaxis protein: MLIPGFTAGAQAPADVLTRWSPWRALLGALGSPRSAVALAADTRRHAELEAQVAALHRVQAVIEFALDGTILQANDNFLQALGYRLDEIQGKHHSLFVDPEQARSADYREFWARLGRGEFDAGQYRRFGKGGREIWIQASYNPVLDPQGRPYKVVKFATDITAQRQQAAESAGQLAAIDKSQAVIEFSMDGRILAANANFLAVTGYTLDEVRGQHHSLFVEPEYRSSAGYRQFWEKLGRGEYDAGQYRRLGKAGREVWIQASYNPILDANGRPFKVVKYATDITAQVHASQAMQQAVAQTREVVAAAKEGDLTHRIAMTDKSGPIAELCGGVNALVEAMAGIIGQIKFAADTIAVGATEIAQGNSDLSQRTEQQAASLEETAVSMKGLAETVQRTATNARQASQLAGGAAEVAARGGQVVHEVVATMAVINASSRRIVDIIGVIDGIAFQTNILALNAAVEAARAGEHGRGFAVVATEIRELSQRSAGAAKEIKQLIDASVANVGAGTAQVESAGRTMDEIVVDVRRVSDLVTEISTAAQQQSDDIQQMNQAVDLIDQGTQQNAALVEEASAAARSMEEQSSELLRTVAGFRVQAGAGAGHGSGSHAPALRVV, encoded by the coding sequence ATGCTTATTCCCGGCTTCACGGCAGGCGCACAGGCGCCGGCCGACGTGCTCACCCGTTGGTCGCCCTGGCGCGCGCTGCTGGGCGCGCTGGGCTCGCCGCGCAGTGCGGTGGCGCTGGCCGCCGACACCCGCCGCCATGCCGAGCTGGAGGCGCAGGTCGCCGCCCTGCACCGCGTGCAGGCGGTCATCGAATTCGCCCTGGATGGCACCATCCTGCAGGCCAACGACAATTTCCTGCAGGCGCTGGGATATCGCCTGGATGAGATCCAGGGCAAGCACCATTCGCTGTTCGTCGATCCCGAGCAGGCGCGCAGCGCCGACTACCGCGAGTTCTGGGCGCGGCTGGGCCGGGGTGAATTCGATGCCGGGCAGTACCGCCGGTTCGGCAAGGGCGGCCGCGAGATCTGGATCCAGGCGTCCTACAACCCGGTGCTGGACCCGCAGGGACGGCCCTACAAGGTCGTCAAGTTCGCCACCGACATCACCGCGCAGAGGCAGCAGGCTGCGGAGTCGGCCGGCCAGCTGGCTGCCATCGACAAGTCGCAGGCGGTGATCGAATTCAGCATGGACGGGCGCATCCTCGCCGCCAATGCCAACTTCCTCGCCGTCACCGGGTACACGCTGGACGAGGTGCGTGGTCAGCATCATTCGCTGTTCGTGGAGCCCGAGTACCGGAGCAGTGCGGGGTATCGGCAGTTCTGGGAAAAGCTTGGCCGCGGCGAGTACGACGCCGGCCAGTATCGGCGGCTGGGCAAAGCGGGCCGCGAGGTGTGGATCCAGGCCTCGTACAACCCGATCCTGGACGCCAATGGACGGCCGTTCAAGGTGGTCAAGTACGCCACCGACATCACCGCACAGGTGCATGCAAGCCAGGCCATGCAGCAGGCGGTGGCGCAGACCCGCGAAGTGGTGGCGGCGGCGAAGGAGGGCGACCTGACCCACCGCATCGCGATGACCGACAAGAGCGGGCCGATCGCCGAGCTGTGTGGCGGGGTCAACGCACTGGTCGAAGCGATGGCCGGCATCATCGGCCAGATCAAGTTCGCCGCCGACACGATTGCGGTGGGAGCGACCGAGATTGCCCAGGGCAACAGCGACCTGTCGCAGCGTACCGAGCAGCAGGCCGCTTCACTGGAAGAGACCGCCGTGTCGATGAAGGGGCTGGCCGAGACCGTGCAGCGCACCGCGACCAATGCGCGCCAGGCCAGTCAACTGGCGGGGGGAGCTGCCGAGGTGGCCGCGCGCGGTGGCCAGGTGGTGCACGAAGTGGTCGCCACGATGGCGGTGATCAATGCCTCCTCGCGGCGCATCGTCGACATCATCGGCGTGATCGATGGCATCGCCTTCCAGACCAACATCCTGGCGTTGAACGCGGCGGTGGAAGCCGCACGCGCCGGTGAGCACGGGCGTGGCTTTGCCGTGGTCGCCACCGAGATCCGCGAACTGTCGCAGCGCTCGGCCGGCGCGGCCAAGGAAATCAAGCAGCTGATCGACGCGTCGGTGGCCAATGTCGGGGCGGGTACCGCGCAGGTCGAAAGCGCTGGCCGGACCATGGACGAGATCGTGGTCGATGTGCGCCGCGTCAGCGACCTGGTGACCGAGATCAGCACCGCGGCCCAGCAGCAGAGCGATGACATCCAGCAGATGAACCAGGCCGTGGACCTGATCGACCAGGGGACGCAGCAGAATGCCGCGCTGGTGGAGGAAGCGTCGGCCGCGGCCCGCAGCATGGAGGAACAGTCCTCGGAGCTGCTGCGGACCGTCGCCGGATTCCGCGTGCAGGCCGGGGCCGGGGCAGGGCACGGCTCCGGCAGTCACGCGCCGGCGTTGCGGGTGGTGTAG
- a CDS encoding class III poly(R)-hydroxyalkanoic acid synthase subunit PhaC: MKGPLGFNADDLMQETLAMQRKLMEGLKLLPQVEDVDYGVTAREEVWRDGKVVLYRFVGEQAPTRRTPLLIVYALVNRPYMVDLQADRSLVQKLLALGQDVYVLDWGYPDRSERFQTLEDYLLRYIDGAVDALRARSGVPVDLLGICQGGVFALCYAALRRRKLGNLITMVTPVDFHTADNMLSHWARQVDVDLLVDTLGNIPADLMNASYLMLKPFRLNVQKYVGLLDILDDRAALEDFLRMEKWIFDSPDLAGEAFREFIKQFYQGNGLINGTVRIGEEAVDLSQVTLPVLNLYAEQDHLVPPDASRAMRGRLGTEDYTESSFRGGHIGIYVSGRAQREVPATIDGWLKAREA, from the coding sequence ATGAAAGGACCGCTGGGTTTCAACGCCGATGACCTGATGCAGGAGACCCTGGCCATGCAGCGCAAGCTGATGGAAGGGCTGAAGCTGCTGCCGCAGGTGGAGGACGTCGACTACGGCGTGACCGCCCGCGAGGAAGTGTGGCGCGATGGCAAGGTGGTGCTGTACCGCTTCGTCGGCGAACAGGCGCCGACCCGGCGCACGCCCCTGCTGATCGTCTATGCCCTGGTCAACCGGCCGTACATGGTCGACCTGCAGGCCGACCGTTCGCTGGTGCAGAAGCTGCTGGCCCTGGGCCAGGACGTCTACGTGCTGGACTGGGGCTACCCGGACCGCTCCGAGCGTTTCCAGACCCTGGAGGACTACCTGCTGCGCTACATCGACGGCGCGGTGGATGCGCTGCGTGCGCGCAGCGGTGTTCCGGTCGATCTGCTCGGGATCTGCCAGGGCGGCGTGTTTGCCCTGTGCTATGCGGCGCTGCGCCGGCGCAAGCTGGGCAATCTGATCACCATGGTCACGCCGGTCGACTTCCACACCGCCGACAACATGCTCTCGCACTGGGCGCGGCAGGTGGACGTGGACCTGCTGGTGGACACGCTGGGCAACATCCCGGCCGACCTGATGAACGCCAGCTACCTGATGCTCAAGCCGTTCCGCCTGAACGTGCAGAAGTACGTCGGCCTGCTGGACATCCTCGATGACCGGGCCGCGCTGGAGGATTTCCTGCGCATGGAAAAGTGGATCTTCGATTCGCCGGACCTGGCGGGCGAGGCCTTCCGTGAGTTCATCAAGCAGTTCTACCAGGGCAACGGGCTGATCAACGGCACGGTGCGGATCGGCGAGGAAGCGGTGGACCTGTCACAGGTGACGTTGCCGGTACTGAACCTCTACGCCGAGCAGGACCATCTGGTCCCGCCGGATGCGTCGCGCGCGATGCGCGGGCGCCTGGGCACCGAGGACTACACCGAATCCAGTTTCCGCGGCGGGCACATCGGCATCTATGTGTCCGGGCGTGCGCAGCGCGAAGTGCCGGCCACCATCGATGGCTGGCTGAAGGCCCGCGAGGCGTGA
- a CDS encoding YfeK family protein yields MSQRILMVSAALLLAAPFAHAAPSAEARSEIAQLISSLDGSPCRFQRNGTWHDGSDARAHLQRKYDYLLKKNRVDSAEQFIERAASQSSMSGKPYRIQCPGQPEQTAAAWFGARLKALRQRTP; encoded by the coding sequence ATGTCGCAACGGATTCTGATGGTATCTGCCGCGCTGCTGCTGGCCGCGCCGTTCGCCCACGCGGCCCCCAGTGCCGAGGCGCGTAGTGAGATCGCGCAGTTGATCTCCAGCCTGGACGGCTCCCCATGCCGTTTCCAGCGCAATGGCACCTGGCACGACGGCAGCGATGCGCGCGCGCACCTGCAGCGCAAGTACGATTACCTGCTGAAGAAGAACAGGGTGGACAGCGCTGAGCAGTTCATCGAGCGTGCGGCCAGCCAGAGCAGCATGAGTGGCAAGCCCTACCGCATCCAATGCCCGGGGCAGCCGGAGCAGACCGCAGCGGCCTGGTTCGGCGCGCGCCTGAAGGCGCTGCGGCAACGCACGCCGTAG
- a CDS encoding response regulator → MSALQDLRVLVVENDEMSAALLQMQLVHSGARVVGLAASVAEALRLLEQTTPDVALLDYRLARNETSEPVAAALGARKVPFVLATGMTADQLPLAMQSGVLLVKPYLSADLSRALVRAVGRSRADVT, encoded by the coding sequence ATGTCAGCGTTGCAGGACCTGCGGGTGCTGGTAGTTGAAAACGACGAGATGAGCGCGGCGCTGCTGCAGATGCAGCTGGTGCACTCCGGTGCCCGGGTCGTGGGGCTGGCGGCGTCGGTCGCCGAGGCGCTGCGCCTGCTCGAACAGACGACGCCGGACGTTGCCCTGCTGGACTATCGCTTGGCCCGCAATGAAACCAGCGAGCCGGTTGCGGCGGCGCTCGGTGCGCGCAAGGTGCCGTTCGTGCTGGCCACGGGCATGACCGCCGATCAGTTGCCGCTGGCGATGCAGTCGGGCGTGCTGCTGGTCAAGCCGTACCTGTCCGCGGACCTGAGCAGGGCGCTGGTTCGCGCGGTCGGTCGTTCCAGGGCCGATGTGACCTGA
- a CDS encoding putative quinol monooxygenase codes for MLKVIAEDFIHPDAVDAVMPLYRELVAQTRREPLCIAYDLFVDQKDPGHFIFIEHWPDRAALDAHCATEHFRRLVPLIDAHQRRPGTFLLMDPAAL; via the coding sequence ATGCTCAAGGTGATCGCCGAGGACTTCATCCATCCTGACGCCGTGGACGCGGTGATGCCGCTGTACCGCGAGCTGGTGGCGCAGACCCGTCGCGAGCCGTTGTGCATCGCCTACGATCTGTTCGTCGACCAGAAGGATCCCGGCCACTTCATCTTCATCGAACACTGGCCGGACCGTGCGGCGCTGGATGCGCACTGTGCCACCGAGCACTTCCGTCGTCTGGTGCCGCTGATCGATGCACACCAGCGCAGGCCCGGCACGTTCCTGCTGATGGACCCGGCCGCGCTTTAG
- a CDS encoding PAS domain S-box protein translates to MAGHDTAHDPLLEHRLQELAEERRRLAMIIEGTAAGTWEWNVQSGQMRVNARWAEIVGYRLDELEPICQKTFIALVHPDDLALSDAALQEHFDGRSDNYACLLRMRHKNGRWIWIHDRGRVFEWDGQGRPLWMAGAHADVTELQQARQDAAEMRQRLQAVVDASDEVAVIATGNDGIITLFNTGAQRLLGYSAAEVVGVRRLDAFHDPDELAAWLQPLAAADGQLPDVFEALSARAEGQTYSRQWTLLRKDGQRRQVRLSISRMDGTEGERIGYVGMAIDITEILQARAEARLSAEKFAGAFTSAALGMALVSLEGRWLDVNEALCRILGYPREELLQVDFQRLTHPADLQTDLALVEDLLAGRRSHYHLEKRYIGRDGNVIWARLSVSLVRNECGEPLHFVSQIQDVSAQRSSEQRLYESEQRSRITLDAVTDLVLSVALDGRIEYANAAAVRLLAGDGALSLAGHHVQDVLALTTEYAPQSQLDVDVLLDPDGNAVDLHADLLLRMGAATVPVDLTRAWLRDDEGHVRGAVWVLRDDTQQRARQREARHLAEMDPLTELSNRRGFEAHLQQAITRVERTGQAASLMYIDLDRFKPVNDTWGHLAGDAVLWAVASVLRHGVRDSDVVARLGGDEFAVILSGCTPRRAARIGGELLHTLSSLSIPWDQHRLRIGASIGIAALAAGMSVDQAVAAADAQCYRAKAMGRNNVQVQGESGELPGDAAADGSDVGTG, encoded by the coding sequence ATGGCCGGCCACGACACCGCGCACGATCCGCTGCTGGAGCACCGCCTGCAGGAACTGGCCGAGGAGCGTCGGCGGCTGGCGATGATCATCGAGGGAACGGCGGCGGGTACCTGGGAATGGAATGTCCAGAGCGGGCAGATGCGGGTCAATGCCCGCTGGGCTGAAATCGTCGGCTACCGGCTGGACGAACTGGAGCCGATCTGCCAGAAGACCTTCATCGCGCTGGTGCATCCGGACGACCTGGCGCTCTCCGATGCGGCGCTGCAGGAGCACTTCGACGGCCGCTCCGACAACTACGCGTGCCTGCTGCGGATGCGCCACAAGAACGGCCGCTGGATCTGGATCCATGATCGTGGCCGGGTGTTCGAATGGGATGGCCAGGGGCGGCCGCTGTGGATGGCCGGCGCCCATGCCGATGTCACCGAGCTGCAGCAGGCGCGCCAGGATGCCGCGGAGATGCGGCAGCGCCTGCAGGCGGTGGTCGATGCGTCCGACGAAGTGGCGGTGATCGCCACCGGCAACGACGGCATCATCACGCTGTTCAATACCGGGGCGCAGCGTCTGCTCGGTTACAGCGCAGCCGAAGTGGTTGGAGTGCGCAGGCTCGATGCGTTCCACGATCCGGACGAGCTGGCTGCCTGGCTGCAGCCGCTTGCTGCGGCCGATGGGCAGCTGCCCGACGTGTTCGAAGCGCTCAGTGCCCGTGCCGAAGGGCAGACCTATTCGCGGCAATGGACGCTGTTGCGCAAGGATGGGCAGCGTCGCCAGGTACGCCTGTCGATCAGTCGCATGGACGGTACCGAGGGCGAGCGCATCGGCTATGTGGGCATGGCCATCGATATCACCGAGATCCTGCAGGCCCGTGCAGAAGCGCGGTTGTCCGCAGAGAAATTCGCGGGCGCGTTCACCTCGGCGGCACTGGGCATGGCGCTGGTGTCGCTGGAAGGGCGTTGGCTGGACGTCAATGAAGCCCTGTGCCGCATTCTCGGTTACCCGCGCGAGGAACTGCTGCAGGTCGACTTCCAGCGGCTGACCCACCCGGCCGACCTGCAGACCGACCTGGCGCTGGTGGAGGACCTGCTGGCGGGCCGGCGCAGTCACTACCACCTGGAGAAGCGCTATATCGGCCGCGACGGCAACGTCATCTGGGCGCGCCTGTCGGTGTCGCTGGTGCGCAACGAGTGTGGCGAGCCGCTGCATTTCGTGTCACAGATCCAGGACGTCAGCGCCCAGCGCAGCAGCGAGCAGCGCCTGTATGAAAGCGAACAGCGCAGCCGCATCACCCTGGATGCGGTGACCGACCTGGTGCTCAGTGTCGCGCTTGACGGCCGTATCGAATATGCCAACGCCGCTGCCGTGCGCCTGCTTGCCGGCGACGGCGCGCTGTCGCTGGCGGGTCACCATGTCCAGGACGTGCTGGCGCTGACCACCGAATACGCGCCGCAGTCGCAGCTGGATGTGGACGTGCTGCTGGACCCGGACGGCAACGCGGTGGACCTGCATGCGGACCTGCTGCTGCGGATGGGCGCAGCGACCGTGCCGGTGGACCTCACACGTGCATGGCTGCGCGATGATGAAGGGCACGTGCGCGGCGCGGTCTGGGTGTTGCGCGATGACACCCAGCAGCGTGCCCGCCAGCGCGAGGCGCGGCATCTGGCGGAAATGGATCCGCTGACCGAGCTGAGCAACCGCCGTGGCTTCGAGGCGCACCTGCAGCAGGCGATCACCCGCGTCGAACGTACCGGCCAGGCGGCGTCCCTGATGTACATCGACCTGGACCGGTTCAAGCCGGTCAACGACACCTGGGGCCACCTCGCCGGGGACGCAGTGCTGTGGGCCGTGGCCAGCGTACTGCGGCATGGCGTGCGCGATTCGGACGTGGTTGCGCGCCTCGGTGGCGACGAGTTCGCGGTGATCCTGTCCGGCTGCACGCCGCGGCGCGCGGCCCGCATCGGCGGAGAACTGCTGCATACCCTGTCCAGCCTGTCCATTCCCTGGGACCAGCACCGTCTGCGGATCGGCGCGAGCATCGGCATCGCAGCACTGGCTGCAGGCATGAGCGTCGACCAGGCCGTCGCCGCCGCGGACGCGCAGTGCTACCGGGCAAAAGCCATGGGCCGCAACAACGTGCAGGTGCAGGGCGAGAGCGGAGAGCTGCCCGGCGACGCCGCCGCGGACGGCAGCGACGTTGGTACCGGCTGA